A section of the Ranitomeya imitator isolate aRanImi1 chromosome 7, aRanImi1.pri, whole genome shotgun sequence genome encodes:
- the SUMO3 gene encoding small ubiquitin-related modifier 3 isoform X2 → METVKTENDHINLKVAGQDGSVVQFKIKRHTPLSKLMKAYCDRQGLSMRHIRFRFDGQPINETDTPAQLEMEDEDTIDVFQQQTGGMC, encoded by the exons ATG gAAACCGTAAAGACAGAAAATGATCACATCAATCTTAAAGTGGCAGGACAGGATGGATCAGTCGTCCAGTTCAAAATCAAGCGACACACTCCTCTAAGCAAGTTAATGAAGGCATACTGTGACAGACAG GGTTTGTCGATGAGACACATACGGTTCAGATTTGATGGTCAGCCTATTAATGAAACGGACACCCCGGCACAG CTTGAGATGGAAGATGAGGATACTATTGACGTGTTTCAACAACAGACAGGTGGCATGTGCTAA
- the SUMO3 gene encoding small ubiquitin-related modifier 3 isoform X1: protein MSEEKPKETVKTENDHINLKVAGQDGSVVQFKIKRHTPLSKLMKAYCDRQGLSMRHIRFRFDGQPINETDTPAQLEMEDEDTIDVFQQQTGGMC, encoded by the exons ATGTCTGAGGAGAAGCCCAAG gAAACCGTAAAGACAGAAAATGATCACATCAATCTTAAAGTGGCAGGACAGGATGGATCAGTCGTCCAGTTCAAAATCAAGCGACACACTCCTCTAAGCAAGTTAATGAAGGCATACTGTGACAGACAG GGTTTGTCGATGAGACACATACGGTTCAGATTTGATGGTCAGCCTATTAATGAAACGGACACCCCGGCACAG CTTGAGATGGAAGATGAGGATACTATTGACGTGTTTCAACAACAGACAGGTGGCATGTGCTAA